One genomic segment of Accipiter gentilis chromosome 29, bAccGen1.1, whole genome shotgun sequence includes these proteins:
- the TBC1D13 gene encoding TBC1 domain family member 13 isoform X1 yields MSRLHQSRIADFQEVLGEPTVALTKLRDLCFSGIPFDGGLRCLCWKILLNYLPLEKSLWSSLLKKQRDLYSQFLKEMIIQPGIAKANLGVSREDVTLEDHPLNPNPDSRWNTYFKDNEVLLQIDKDVRRLYPDMAFFQRPTDYPCLLILDPQNEFETLRKRVEQTTLKSQTVARNRSGVTNVSSPLKTTPNSLSEYEVLPNGCEAHWEVVERILFIYAKLNPGIAYVQGMNEIVGPLYYTFATDPNSEWKEHAEADTFFCFTNLMAEIRDNFIKSLDDSQCGITYKMEKVYSTLKEKDVELYLKLQEQNIKPQFFAFRWLTLLLSQEFLLPDVIRIWDSLFADDKRFDFLLLVCCAMLTLIRDQLLEGDFTLNMRLLQDYPISDVHLILKKAKELQDSK; encoded by the exons ATGTCGCGGTTGCACCAGAGCAG GATCGCGGATTTCCAGGAGGTGCTCGGCGAACCCACGGTGGCTCTGACCAAGCTCCGCGACCTCTGCTTCAGCG GAATTCCCTTTGATGGTGGGCTGCGCTGCCTGTGCTGGAAG ATACTCCTGAACTACCTCCCTTTAGAGAAATCCTTATGGAGCTCTTTGCTGAAGAAACAGAG gGATCTGTATTCCCAGTTCCTAAAGGAAATGATTATCCAGCCTGGGATCGCCAAAGCCAACCTGGGCGTTTCAAGGGAAGACGTGACCTTAGAGGATCAC CCCCTCAATCCAAACCCAGACAGTCGATGGAATACTTACTTCAAGGATAATGAAGTGCTTCTCCAGATAGACAAAGATGTCAG GAGGCTGTACCCTGACATGGCATTCTTCCAGCGCCCAACGGACTACCCCTGCCTTTTAATtctggaccctcaaaatgagttTGAGACGCTGCGCAAGCGGGTGGAGCAGACCACACTCAAGTCACAGACAGTGGCGCGAAATCGCAGCGGGGTTACAAAT GTGAGCTCCCCTCTTAAAACAACTCCTAATTCTCTGAGCGAGTACGAAGTTCTGCCTAATGGCTGTGAAGCTCactgggaagtggtggagcgAATCCTGTTCATCTATGCCAAGCTGAACCCTGGGATAGCGTATGTTCAGGGGATGAATGAAATCGTGGGGCCTCTTTACTACACCTTTGCTACAGATCCTAACAGTGAATGGAAAG aacatgcTGAAGCAGACACATTTTTCTGCTTTACCAATCTAATGGCTGAAATTCGTGACAACTTCATTAAGAGCCTGGATGATTCTCAGTGTGGTATCACCTACAAAATGGAGAAGGTCTATTCCACCCTGAAGGAAAAAGATGTGGAGCTGTATTTGAAACTG CAAGAACAGAACATCAAACCCCAGTTCTTTGCCTTCCGCTGGCTGACGCTGCTCTTGTCCCAAGAGTTCCTGCTGCCAGACGTCATCCGTATCTGGGACTCCCTCTTTGCTGATGATAAGCGGTTTGATTTTCTTCTGCTCGTCTGTTGTGCCATGTTGAC ACTAATCCGGGATCAGTTGCTGGAAGGAGACTTCACTCTGAACATGAGGCTGCTGCAG GATTATCCTATCTCTGACGTTCATCTGATTTTGAAGAAGGCAAAGGAACTTCAAGATTCCAAATAG
- the TBC1D13 gene encoding TBC1 domain family member 13 isoform X2: MSRLHQSRIADFQEVLGEPTVALTKLRDLCFSGIPFDGGLRCLCWKILLNYLPLEKSLWSSLLKKQRDLYSQFLKEMIIQPGIAKANLGVSREDVTLEDHPLNPNPDSRWNTYFKDNEVLLQIDKDVRRLYPDMAFFQRPTDYPCLLILDPQNEFETLRKRVEQTTLKSQTVARNRSGVTNVSSPLKTTPNSLSEYEVLPNGCEAHWEVVERILFIYAKLNPGIAYVQGMNEIVGPLYYTFATDPNSEWKEHAEADTFFCFTNLMAEIRDNFIKSLDDSQCGITYKMEKVYSTLKEKDVELYLKLGTGRKHVFILCLVHV; this comes from the exons ATGTCGCGGTTGCACCAGAGCAG GATCGCGGATTTCCAGGAGGTGCTCGGCGAACCCACGGTGGCTCTGACCAAGCTCCGCGACCTCTGCTTCAGCG GAATTCCCTTTGATGGTGGGCTGCGCTGCCTGTGCTGGAAG ATACTCCTGAACTACCTCCCTTTAGAGAAATCCTTATGGAGCTCTTTGCTGAAGAAACAGAG gGATCTGTATTCCCAGTTCCTAAAGGAAATGATTATCCAGCCTGGGATCGCCAAAGCCAACCTGGGCGTTTCAAGGGAAGACGTGACCTTAGAGGATCAC CCCCTCAATCCAAACCCAGACAGTCGATGGAATACTTACTTCAAGGATAATGAAGTGCTTCTCCAGATAGACAAAGATGTCAG GAGGCTGTACCCTGACATGGCATTCTTCCAGCGCCCAACGGACTACCCCTGCCTTTTAATtctggaccctcaaaatgagttTGAGACGCTGCGCAAGCGGGTGGAGCAGACCACACTCAAGTCACAGACAGTGGCGCGAAATCGCAGCGGGGTTACAAAT GTGAGCTCCCCTCTTAAAACAACTCCTAATTCTCTGAGCGAGTACGAAGTTCTGCCTAATGGCTGTGAAGCTCactgggaagtggtggagcgAATCCTGTTCATCTATGCCAAGCTGAACCCTGGGATAGCGTATGTTCAGGGGATGAATGAAATCGTGGGGCCTCTTTACTACACCTTTGCTACAGATCCTAACAGTGAATGGAAAG aacatgcTGAAGCAGACACATTTTTCTGCTTTACCAATCTAATGGCTGAAATTCGTGACAACTTCATTAAGAGCCTGGATGATTCTCAGTGTGGTATCACCTACAAAATGGAGAAGGTCTATTCCACCCTGAAGGAAAAAGATGTGGAGCTGTATTTGAAACTG GGAACTGGCCGAAAGCACGTATTCATTCTTTGCCTGGTGCATGTCTGA
- the ENDOG gene encoding endonuclease G, mitochondrial, whose amino-acid sequence MLRGRWLLPGASLALGAGLGAALTARRRAEGREAEGLLGRLPVLPAVAAAAGPPALPGSGRTELTKYGLPGLAQLRSRESYVLCYDPRSRSALWVIEQLNRETLSGTSDRAACDFQEDDSVHEYHRATNADYRGSGFDRGHLAAAANHKWSQKAMRDTFYLSNIAPQDPHLNQNAWNNLEKYSRSLAKNNKNVYVCTGPLYLPRMEADGKMYVKYQVIGKNNVAVPTHFFKVLILEKESGEIELRSYVMPNSPVDEKIPLERFLVPIESIERASGLLFVPNILKRTGNLKAITAGNKR is encoded by the exons ATGCTGCGGGGCCGGTGGCTGCTGCCCGGCGCTTCCCTGGCCCtgggcgcggggctgggggcggccctcaccgcccgccgccgggccgagGGCCGTGAGGCGGAGGGGCTGCTGGGCCGCCTGCCCGTCCTACCcgccgtggcggcggcggcgggtccgcCGGCCTTGCCGGGCTCCGGGCGGACCGAGCTGACCAAGTACGGGCTGCCCGGGCTGGCGCAGCTGCGGAGCCGCGAGTCCTACGTGCTGTGCTACGATCCGCGGAGCCGCAGCGCGCTTTGGGTCATCGAGCAGCTCAACCGGGAGACGCTCAGCGGCACCTCGGACCGCGCCGCCTGCGATTTCCAAGAGGACGATTCGGTGCACGAATATCACCGAGCTACCAACGCCGACTACCGCGGCAGCGGCTTCGACCGCGGGCACCTGGCCGCCGCCGCTAACCACAAGTGGAGCCAGAAAGCCATGCGGGACACCTTCTACCTCAGCAACATCGCCCCGCAG GATCCTCATTTAAACCAGAATGCCTGGAATAACCTCGAGAAGTACAGCAGAAGCTTGGCAAAGAACAACAAGAACGTCTACGTCTGCACAGGACCCCTTTACCTGCCCAG GATGGAGGCCGATGGGAAGATGTACGTCAAGTACCAGGTTATTGGGAAGAACAATGTGGCCGTTCCCACCCATTTCTTCAAGGTGCTCATCTTGGAGAAGGAAAGCGGGGAGATTGAGTTGCGCTCTTATGTGATGCCCAACAGCCCTGTGGATGAGAAAATCCCCCTGGAACGCTTCCTGGTTCCCATTGAGAGCATTGAGCGAGCCTCAGGGCTCCTCTTTGTCCCAAACATCTTAAAGAGAACAGGTAACTTGAAAGCCATAACAGCTGGAAACAAGCGTTGA
- the SPOUT1 gene encoding putative methyltransferase C9orf114 homolog, with protein MADSSAAKRPKGAQAEERKVDWRRWKQERKAEKKKWKEMKLLKKLEKQRMRELAEKQAEKQKEEQKEDKGRHYTLSVALPGSILNNAQSLELRTYLAGQIARACAIFCVDEIIVFDEDGEDVKSVEGDFEGIGRRGKACVQLARILQYLECPQYLRKSFFPKHEDLQFAGLLNPLDSPHHMRVDEDSEYREGVVLDRPTKPGRGSFVNCGMRKEVQIDRQLNPGLRVTVRLEEPQKPEAKVRKGTVVSSHHPRTVSGLYWGYSVRLASCLSAVFSECPFKEGYDLCIGTSERGSSVDQVALPSFRHALVVFGGLEGLEAGLDVDPNLDVTDPSVLFDFYLNTCPSQGSRTIRTEEALLISLSALRPHINEAVKTPSDSCGKENH; from the exons ATGGCGGACAGCAGCGCGGCCAAGCGGCCCAAAGGGGcgcag GCTGAGGAGAGGAAGGTGGACTGGCGGCGCTGGAAGCAGGAGA ggaaagcagagaagaaaaaatggaaggaaatgaagcttctgaagaaactggaaaaacagCGGATGCGGGAGCTGGCAGAAAAACAAGCcgagaagcagaaggaagagcagaaggaagacaaaG GGCGTCACTACACACTGAGCGTAGCCCTGCCAGGCTCTATCTTGAACAATGCCCAGTCGCTGGAGCTGCGGACATACCTTGCTGGACAGATTGCTCGGGCCTGTGCCATCTTCTGTGTGGATGAGATCATAGTGTTTGACGAGGATGGAGAAGATGTAAA gaGCGTGGAGGGGGACTTTGAAGGAATTGGGAGGAGAGGCAAGGCTTGTGTGCAGCTGGCTCGGATCCTGCAGTACCTGGAGTGCCCTCA GTACTTGCGGAAATCCTTTTTTCCAAAACATGAGGATCTGCAGTTTGCAG GGCTTCTCAACCCCCTGGACAGCCCCCACCACATGCGGGTGGATGAGGATTCAGAGTACCGAGAAGGCGTAGTATTGGACCGGCCAACTAAGCCAGGCAGAGGCTCTTTTGTTAACTGTGGGATGAGGAAG GAGGTGCAGATTGACAGACAGCTGAACCCCGGTCTGCGCGTCACTGTGCGCCTGGAGGAACCCCAGAAGCCAG AAGCTAAAGTGCGGAAAGGCACCGTGGTGTCCTCACACCACCCTCGGACAGTCTCAGGCTTATACTGGGGTTACAGTGTCCGCCTTGCCTCCTGCCTGA GTGCTGTCTTTTCAGAGTGCCCGTTCAAGGAAGGCTACGATCTCTGTATTGGCACCTCAGAGCGGGGCAGCTCTGTGGACCAGGTCGCTCTCCCCTCCTTCAG GCATGCCCTTGTTGTCTTTGGAGGTCTTGAGGGCTTGGAAGCTGGGCTTGACGTGGACCCCAACCTGGACGTCACTGACCCAAGTGTCTTATTTGACTTCTACCTAAACACTTGTCCCAGCCAAGGCAGCAGAACCATCCGGACAGAG GAAGCACTGCTGATCTCTCTGTCTGCACTGAGACCCCACATCAATGAGGCTGTGAAGACACCCAGCGACAGTTGTGGGAAGGAAAACCACTGA
- the KYAT1 gene encoding kynurenine--oxoglutarate transaminase 1 isoform X1, producing the protein MLRRAGPSLRHFLLERKSSAGYSSYASEAKMSRLVQARRLEGIDKNIWVEFVKLAATYATVNLGQGFPDFPPPDFLKEAFVRALSGENHMLHQYTRAFGHPPLVKILAQFFGKLLGRDLDPMTNVMVTVGAYQALFCCFQAFVDEGDEVIIIEPFFDCYEPMVKMAGGTPVFVPLRPKAPKEGKLMSSADWQLDPAELASKFSERTKAIVLNSPNNPLGKVFSQGELELIADLCEKHDILCISDEVYEWLVYDGKKHIRIASLQGMWDRTVMIGSAGKTFSATGWKVGWTVGPNRLLQHLRTVHQNSAYHCATIAQEAVAQGFQREIELYGKPDSYLVQLPKELQQKRDWLVQSLDAVGMKPIIPEGTYFLVADISEFKSDVPDVPDSDEPYDYRFAKWMIKNKGLAAIPLSAFYCGAHKNNYNHFIRFCFAKEEATLKAANDILQKWKQEKTSP; encoded by the exons ATGCTCAGGAGAGCAGGACCGTCTCTGCGTCACTTCTTGCTGGAGAGGAAGAGCAGCGCTGGATATAGCTCATACGCCAGCGAG GCAAAAATGTCAAGGCTGGTGCAAGCTCGGAGGTTGGAGGGAATAGATAAGAATATCTG GGTGGAGTTTGTAAAACTGGCTGCCACCTACGCTACGGTGAACCTGGGCCAGGGCTTCCCTGACTTCCCCCCACCGGACTTTCTGAAGGAGGCATTCGTGAGAGCCCTCAGCGGGGAGAACCACATGCTGCACCAGTACACCCGTGCCTTT GGCCACCCGCCTCTGGTGAAGATCCTAGCCCAGTTTTTTGGGAAGCTGCTTGGACGAGACCTGGATCCTATGACCAATGTGATGGTGACTGTGGGGGCATACCAGGCCCTTTTCTGCTGCTTCCAGGCTTTCGTTGATGAAGGTGATGAG GTGATaatcattgagcccttctttgacTGCTATGAGCCAATGGTGAAAATGGCTGGTGGGACGCCTGTGTTTGTCCCGCTGAGACCG AAAGCTCCAAAAGAGGGAAAATTGATGTCTAGTGCAGACTGGCAGCTGGACCCAGCTGAACTGGCTTCTAAATTCAGTGAACGGACAAAAGCCATCGTCCTGAACTCACCCAACAATCCTCTGGGCAAG GTATTCAGCCAAGGGGAGCTGGAGCTCATTGCAGACCTGTGTGAGAAGCATGACATCCTGTGCATCAGCGACGAAGTGTATGAGTGGCTGGTCTATGATGGGAAGAAGCACATCCGCATCG CCAGCTTGCAAGGGATGTGGGACCGCACGGTGATGATTGGGAGTGCTGGGAAGACCTTCAGTGCCACTGGATGGAAG GTGGGCTGGACTGTGGGACCCAACCGGCTGCTGCAGCACCTCCGTACTGTGCACCAAAACTCAGCGTACCACTGTGCCACAATTGCCCAG GAGGCCGTGGCTCAGGGTTTCCAGAGGGAGATTGAGCTTTACGGGAAACCAGACAGCTACTTAGTCCAACTACCCAAGGAGCTGCAGCAGAAGAGAGACTGGCTGGTCCAGAGCCTGGATGCTGTGGGGATGAAACCCATCATCCCTGAGGGCACCTACTTCTTGGTGGCAGACATCTCTGAGTTCA AATCCGATGTCCCTGATGTCCCCGACTCCGATGAGCCCTATGACTACAGATTTGCTAAGTGGATGATCAAGAACAAG GGACTTGCCGCCATCCCGCTCTCCGCTTTCTACTGTGGGGCCCACAAGAACAACTACAACCATTTCATCCGGTTCTGCTTCGCAAAG GAGGAAGCAACCCTGAAGGCGGCAAACGACATATTGCAAAAATGGAAACAGGAGAAAACTAGTCCCTGA
- the KYAT1 gene encoding kynurenine--oxoglutarate transaminase 1 isoform X2, which translates to MSRLVQARRLEGIDKNIWVEFVKLAATYATVNLGQGFPDFPPPDFLKEAFVRALSGENHMLHQYTRAFGHPPLVKILAQFFGKLLGRDLDPMTNVMVTVGAYQALFCCFQAFVDEGDEVIIIEPFFDCYEPMVKMAGGTPVFVPLRPKAPKEGKLMSSADWQLDPAELASKFSERTKAIVLNSPNNPLGKVFSQGELELIADLCEKHDILCISDEVYEWLVYDGKKHIRIASLQGMWDRTVMIGSAGKTFSATGWKVGWTVGPNRLLQHLRTVHQNSAYHCATIAQEAVAQGFQREIELYGKPDSYLVQLPKELQQKRDWLVQSLDAVGMKPIIPEGTYFLVADISEFKSDVPDVPDSDEPYDYRFAKWMIKNKGLAAIPLSAFYCGAHKNNYNHFIRFCFAKEEATLKAANDILQKWKQEKTSP; encoded by the exons ATGTCAAGGCTGGTGCAAGCTCGGAGGTTGGAGGGAATAGATAAGAATATCTG GGTGGAGTTTGTAAAACTGGCTGCCACCTACGCTACGGTGAACCTGGGCCAGGGCTTCCCTGACTTCCCCCCACCGGACTTTCTGAAGGAGGCATTCGTGAGAGCCCTCAGCGGGGAGAACCACATGCTGCACCAGTACACCCGTGCCTTT GGCCACCCGCCTCTGGTGAAGATCCTAGCCCAGTTTTTTGGGAAGCTGCTTGGACGAGACCTGGATCCTATGACCAATGTGATGGTGACTGTGGGGGCATACCAGGCCCTTTTCTGCTGCTTCCAGGCTTTCGTTGATGAAGGTGATGAG GTGATaatcattgagcccttctttgacTGCTATGAGCCAATGGTGAAAATGGCTGGTGGGACGCCTGTGTTTGTCCCGCTGAGACCG AAAGCTCCAAAAGAGGGAAAATTGATGTCTAGTGCAGACTGGCAGCTGGACCCAGCTGAACTGGCTTCTAAATTCAGTGAACGGACAAAAGCCATCGTCCTGAACTCACCCAACAATCCTCTGGGCAAG GTATTCAGCCAAGGGGAGCTGGAGCTCATTGCAGACCTGTGTGAGAAGCATGACATCCTGTGCATCAGCGACGAAGTGTATGAGTGGCTGGTCTATGATGGGAAGAAGCACATCCGCATCG CCAGCTTGCAAGGGATGTGGGACCGCACGGTGATGATTGGGAGTGCTGGGAAGACCTTCAGTGCCACTGGATGGAAG GTGGGCTGGACTGTGGGACCCAACCGGCTGCTGCAGCACCTCCGTACTGTGCACCAAAACTCAGCGTACCACTGTGCCACAATTGCCCAG GAGGCCGTGGCTCAGGGTTTCCAGAGGGAGATTGAGCTTTACGGGAAACCAGACAGCTACTTAGTCCAACTACCCAAGGAGCTGCAGCAGAAGAGAGACTGGCTGGTCCAGAGCCTGGATGCTGTGGGGATGAAACCCATCATCCCTGAGGGCACCTACTTCTTGGTGGCAGACATCTCTGAGTTCA AATCCGATGTCCCTGATGTCCCCGACTCCGATGAGCCCTATGACTACAGATTTGCTAAGTGGATGATCAAGAACAAG GGACTTGCCGCCATCCCGCTCTCCGCTTTCTACTGTGGGGCCCACAAGAACAACTACAACCATTTCATCCGGTTCTGCTTCGCAAAG GAGGAAGCAACCCTGAAGGCGGCAAACGACATATTGCAAAAATGGAAACAGGAGAAAACTAGTCCCTGA